Proteins encoded by one window of Dryocola sp. LX212:
- a CDS encoding YccF domain-containing protein, with the protein MRTVLNVLNFVLGGFLTSLSWLVATLASIIFIFTLPLTRSCWEITKLSFVPYGNEAVHVDELNPQGKSAVMNTGGTLMNILWLIFFGWWLCIMHIMTGIVQCISIIGIPVGIANFKIAAIALWPVGRRVVPVEVAQAARTANAQRRFQ; encoded by the coding sequence ATGCGTACCGTCCTTAATGTATTGAACTTTGTGCTGGGTGGATTTTTGACAAGTCTTTCCTGGCTGGTGGCCACGCTCGCCAGCATTATTTTTATTTTCACGCTTCCGCTGACGCGCTCCTGCTGGGAGATCACCAAACTCTCTTTCGTACCCTATGGTAACGAAGCCGTTCATGTCGATGAGCTTAATCCGCAAGGTAAAAGCGCGGTAATGAATACCGGTGGCACCCTGATGAACATTCTGTGGCTGATTTTCTTTGGCTGGTGGCTTTGCATTATGCACATCATGACCGGCATTGTTCAGTGCATAAGCATCATCGGTATCCCTGTGGGTATCGCCAATTTTAAGATTGCCGCCATCGCACTGTGGCCAGTGGGTCGCCGGGTGGTTCCTGTCGAAGTCGCACAGGCCGCCCGCACCGCTAACGCCCAGCGTCGCTTTCAGTAA
- the yccS gene encoding YccS family putative transporter, producing the protein MLSPLLRRYTWNSAWLYNLRIFIALTGTAALPWWLGEVKLTIPLTLGVVAAALADLDDRLTGRLRNLVITLVSFFIASASVELLYPWPWLFALGLMISTSGFILLGGLGQRYATIAFGALLIAIYTMLGISLYGHWYQQPLLLLTGAVWYNLLTLAGHLIFPIRPLQDNLARCYDHLAQFLDVKATLFDPDIEDESQAPMLKLAMANSQLVTTLNQTKASLLTRLRGDRGQRGTRRTLHYYFVAQDIHERASSSHIQYQALRDKFRYSDIMFRFQRLLTMQSHACQQLSRSILLRMPYQHDASFERAFTHLEAAIERVNAADPTGSERKALGFLLNNLRAIDAQLATIESEQALAAPINEMETRLADDRLTGFGDIWQRLARNLTPESALFRHAVRMSTVLCVGYAFIQFTGLQHGYWILLTSLFVCQPNYSATRRRLALRIVGTLIGVALGLPILFFVPSLEGQLILIVITGVLFFAFRNVQYAHATMFITLLVLLCFNLLGEGFEVALPRVIDTLLGCGIAWAAVSFIWPDWRFRRLPLVVERAFNANCRYLDAILEQYHQGRDNRLEYRIARRDAHNRDADLASVVSNMSSEPRVPPEMRETAFRLLCLNHTFNSYISALGAHREKLSNAQILLLLDDAVCYVDDALHHLPADEERVQQALSSLSERIAQIDASPETKEPLVLQQIGLLVALLPEISCLQQHILQEAV; encoded by the coding sequence ATGCTTAGTCCTTTACTGCGCCGCTATACCTGGAACAGCGCCTGGCTGTATAACTTACGCATATTTATTGCGCTAACCGGTACGGCGGCCCTGCCCTGGTGGCTCGGAGAGGTGAAGCTAACCATTCCGCTCACGCTCGGGGTGGTTGCTGCAGCCTTAGCCGATCTGGACGATCGTCTTACAGGCCGGCTGCGTAATCTGGTCATCACCCTGGTCAGTTTTTTTATTGCCTCCGCATCTGTAGAGCTTCTCTATCCATGGCCGTGGCTGTTTGCTCTTGGGTTAATGATTTCCACCAGCGGCTTTATTCTGCTTGGCGGTCTGGGACAGCGCTACGCCACTATCGCTTTTGGCGCACTGCTGATTGCCATCTATACCATGCTCGGCATCTCTTTATATGGCCATTGGTATCAGCAACCCCTGCTGCTGCTCACCGGTGCCGTCTGGTATAACCTCCTCACCCTTGCCGGGCATTTGATCTTTCCGATACGCCCGTTACAGGACAATCTGGCCCGCTGCTACGATCATCTGGCCCAGTTTCTGGATGTTAAAGCCACGCTTTTCGATCCTGATATAGAGGATGAAAGCCAGGCGCCGATGCTGAAACTGGCGATGGCAAACAGCCAGCTGGTCACCACGCTTAATCAGACCAAGGCCTCTCTGCTGACACGTTTGCGGGGCGATCGGGGGCAACGAGGCACCCGGCGTACACTACATTACTATTTCGTCGCACAGGACATCCACGAACGCGCAAGCTCTTCACATATTCAGTACCAGGCATTGCGGGATAAGTTTCGTTACAGCGATATCATGTTCCGCTTCCAGCGGCTGCTTACCATGCAGTCCCATGCCTGTCAGCAGCTTTCGCGCTCGATTTTGCTGCGTATGCCCTACCAGCATGACGCAAGTTTTGAACGCGCATTTACTCATCTCGAGGCAGCTATCGAGCGCGTCAACGCAGCAGACCCGACGGGAAGTGAAAGAAAGGCGCTCGGTTTCCTGTTGAATAACCTGCGCGCCATCGATGCGCAGCTGGCGACGATTGAATCTGAACAGGCGCTGGCAGCCCCAATTAATGAAATGGAAACCCGGCTAGCCGATGACAGGCTGACGGGCTTTGGAGATATCTGGCAGCGACTGGCCCGAAACCTGACACCTGAATCAGCCCTGTTCCGCCATGCTGTGCGCATGTCTACCGTGCTTTGCGTCGGCTATGCGTTCATTCAGTTTACCGGCCTGCAGCATGGATACTGGATACTGCTGACCAGCCTTTTTGTGTGTCAGCCCAACTACAGCGCCACGCGCCGACGCCTGGCATTGCGTATCGTGGGTACGCTTATCGGCGTAGCACTCGGTCTGCCGATCTTGTTCTTTGTTCCTTCGCTGGAAGGCCAGCTGATCCTTATCGTGATTACCGGCGTACTGTTCTTTGCCTTCCGTAATGTTCAGTACGCGCATGCAACGATGTTCATTACGCTTCTGGTTCTGCTGTGCTTTAATCTGCTAGGGGAAGGCTTCGAGGTGGCGTTGCCTCGCGTTATTGATACGCTTTTAGGCTGTGGTATCGCATGGGCCGCAGTCAGTTTTATCTGGCCCGACTGGCGTTTCCGCCGCCTGCCGCTGGTAGTGGAACGAGCGTTCAATGCGAATTGCCGATACCTGGATGCCATCCTTGAGCAATACCATCAGGGGAGGGACAACCGCCTCGAATACCGCATCGCGCGCCGGGATGCACATAATCGCGATGCGGATTTAGCCTCCGTGGTGTCAAATATGTCTTCAGAGCCCCGTGTACCGCCAGAAATGCGGGAGACGGCATTCCGCCTGCTGTGTCTGAACCATACCTTTAACAGCTATATTTCAGCGCTGGGTGCGCATCGTGAGAAACTCAGCAATGCACAAATCCTGCTCCTGCTTGACGATGCCGTTTGCTATGTGGACGACGCTCTTCATCATTTGCCTGCGGACGAAGAGCGTGTACAGCAGGCGTTAAGCAGCCTTTCAGAACGAATTGCGCAAATCGACGCCTCTCCGGAGACGAAGGAGCCTCTGGTCCTGCAACAGATTGGCCTGCTTGTCGCCTTGCTGCCGGAAATTTCTTGCCTCCAGCAGCACATTTTACAGGAGGCTGTTTAA
- the matP gene encoding macrodomain Ter protein MatP, with product MKYQQLENLESGWKWKYLVKKHREGELITRYIEASAAQEAVDALLSLENEPVQVLGWIEQHMNPVLHNRMKQTIRARRKRHFNAEHQHTRKKSIDLEYLVWQRLAGLAHRRGCTLSETIVQLIEDAERKEKYASQMSNLKQDLQALLGKE from the coding sequence ATGAAATATCAACAGTTAGAAAATCTCGAGAGCGGCTGGAAGTGGAAGTATCTGGTTAAGAAACACCGGGAGGGTGAACTCATCACCCGCTATATCGAAGCCAGTGCGGCACAAGAAGCCGTTGACGCGTTGCTCAGCCTGGAAAATGAACCTGTACAGGTACTGGGCTGGATTGAGCAGCACATGAATCCTGTGCTTCATAATCGCATGAAGCAGACGATTCGTGCCCGCCGTAAGCGTCACTTCAATGCGGAACACCAGCATACACGCAAGAAATCTATCGATCTGGAATATCTGGTCTGGCAGCGACTTGCGGGGCTTGCACATCGGCGCGGCTGTACGCTTTCAGAAACTATTGTGCAACTGATTGAAGATGCCGAGCGTAAAGAGAAGTACGCAAGCCAAATGTCGAATCTGAAACAGGATCTGCAGGCCTTACTCGGTAAAGAGTAG
- a CDS encoding TfoX/Sxy family DNA transformation protein: protein MRVKSYVRIHQSRECLSALGEIDYRSQFGGYSLAVEDVVFAMVSEGELYLRACEECESYFVKKASPPLIFSKRGRPIALSYYRVDEELWKDSKQLLYLSSHALRSARRERSGRKVQLRLKDLPNLTANLEIMLWEAGIRDIHTLYAYGARRSWIKLRTVKKCVGLKILLALAGAISGTHEAALPARVRQELADWYKQYEQRKRR, encoded by the coding sequence ATGAGAGTGAAGTCATATGTGCGAATACATCAATCCAGAGAATGCCTCTCAGCGCTGGGGGAAATCGATTATCGCTCCCAGTTCGGTGGATACAGTCTGGCAGTAGAAGATGTGGTCTTTGCTATGGTCTCAGAGGGCGAACTGTACCTCCGGGCTTGTGAAGAGTGCGAAAGCTACTTCGTGAAAAAAGCCTCGCCTCCCCTCATCTTCAGTAAGCGTGGTCGTCCTATTGCCCTGAGCTACTACCGCGTTGATGAAGAGCTCTGGAAAGATTCCAAACAACTTTTGTACCTTTCCTCACATGCACTCAGAAGCGCACGCCGTGAACGTTCGGGTCGAAAGGTTCAGCTGCGTCTGAAAGATTTGCCTAACCTGACTGCCAATCTGGAAATCATGCTCTGGGAAGCAGGGATCAGGGACATCCACACCCTGTATGCTTACGGCGCGAGACGCAGCTGGATAAAGCTGCGCACCGTTAAAAAATGCGTTGGCCTTAAGATTCTGCTGGCGCTGGCAGGTGCGATATCCGGTACGCATGAAGCCGCTCTCCCGGCGAGGGTACGCCAGGAGCTGGCTGACTGGTACAAACAATATGAGCAGCGAAAACGCCGTTAA
- the sulA gene encoding SOS-induced cell division inhibitor SulA, translated as MHTFNYRTELAQRAAKALSPAASQADHEVRGLISEVVYSEDQPWMTQLLLLPLLQQLSQQSRWQLWLTPKQKLSRQWVEASGLPLAKVMQVSQLDALFTVDAMVKALETGNYSVVIGWLSDEITDEEHFRLADAAEKGNAIGLIMRPKRSSGSANRPRSELKIHSSLYH; from the coding sequence ATGCACACATTCAACTACCGAACTGAACTTGCTCAACGCGCGGCCAAAGCGCTCTCCCCTGCCGCTTCTCAGGCAGACCATGAGGTCAGAGGATTGATTAGTGAAGTGGTCTACAGCGAGGACCAGCCATGGATGACGCAGCTTCTGCTGTTACCGCTTCTTCAGCAGCTCAGCCAACAGTCACGCTGGCAGCTTTGGCTCACGCCAAAACAGAAATTAAGCCGTCAGTGGGTTGAGGCTTCCGGGCTGCCGCTGGCAAAAGTCATGCAGGTGAGCCAGCTGGATGCACTTTTCACCGTTGATGCTATGGTAAAAGCATTAGAGACTGGAAATTACAGCGTTGTTATCGGTTGGTTATCGGACGAAATTACCGATGAAGAACATTTTCGACTTGCTGATGCAGCAGAAAAAGGTAACGCGATCGGGCTCATTATGCGGCCTAAGCGAAGCAGTGGATCTGCAAACAGACCACGAAGCGAGCTAAAAATTCATTCTAGTTTGTATCATTAA
- the ompA gene encoding porin OmpA, with protein MKKTAIAIAVALAGFATVAQAAPKDNTWYAGGKLGWSQFHDTGFYGNGYQGGIGNGPTHESQLGAGAFGGYQVNPYVGFEMGYDWLGRMPYKGDVNNGAFKAQGVQLTAKLSYPVMDDLDVYTRLGGMVWRADSKAAYNNGAGGRLKDHDTGVSPVFAGGVEWAVTRDIATRLEYQWVNNIGDAQTVGTRPDNGMLSVGVSYRFGQEDNAPVVAPAPAPAPEVQTKHFTLKSDVLFNFNKATLKPEGQQALDQLYTQLSNLDPKDGSVVVLGFTDRIGSDQYNQKLSDKRAQSVVDYLISKGIPANKISPRGMGESNPVTGNTCDNVAPKSKLIDCLAPDRRVEIEVKGIKDVVTQPAA; from the coding sequence ATGAAAAAGACAGCTATCGCGATTGCAGTGGCACTGGCTGGCTTCGCTACCGTAGCGCAGGCCGCTCCAAAAGATAACACCTGGTATGCTGGTGGTAAACTGGGCTGGTCTCAGTTCCATGACACCGGTTTCTACGGTAATGGTTACCAGGGCGGCATCGGCAACGGTCCTACCCACGAAAGCCAACTGGGTGCTGGTGCCTTCGGTGGTTATCAGGTTAACCCATACGTTGGTTTTGAAATGGGTTACGACTGGTTAGGTCGTATGCCATATAAAGGCGACGTAAACAACGGCGCTTTCAAAGCACAAGGCGTTCAGCTGACTGCTAAACTGAGCTACCCAGTAATGGACGATCTGGACGTATACACTCGTCTGGGTGGTATGGTTTGGCGTGCAGACTCCAAAGCAGCATATAACAACGGTGCTGGCGGTCGTCTGAAAGACCACGATACTGGTGTTTCTCCAGTATTCGCTGGTGGTGTTGAGTGGGCTGTTACTCGTGACATCGCTACCCGTCTGGAATACCAGTGGGTTAACAACATTGGTGATGCACAAACCGTTGGGACTCGTCCAGACAACGGTATGCTGAGCGTAGGTGTTTCTTACCGTTTCGGTCAGGAAGATAACGCACCAGTTGTAGCTCCAGCTCCAGCTCCAGCGCCAGAAGTACAGACCAAGCACTTCACTCTGAAGTCTGACGTTCTGTTCAACTTCAACAAAGCAACGCTGAAGCCGGAAGGTCAACAGGCACTGGATCAGCTGTACACCCAGCTGAGCAACCTGGATCCGAAAGATGGTTCTGTTGTCGTTCTGGGCTTCACCGACCGTATCGGTTCCGACCAGTACAACCAGAAACTGTCTGACAAACGTGCACAGTCTGTTGTTGATTACCTGATCTCTAAAGGTATCCCAGCTAACAAGATCTCCCCACGTGGTATGGGCGAATCTAACCCAGTTACTGGCAACACCTGTGATAACGTAGCGCCTAAATCTAAACTGATTGATTGCCTGGCCCCAGATCGTCGCGTTGAGATCGAAGTTAAAGGTATCAAAGACGTTGTAACTCAGCCTGCGGCATAA
- the helD gene encoding DNA helicase IV produces MELKATALGKHLAQHPYNRVKLLSAGVEVKGDRHEYLIPFNQLVAINIKRGLVWGELEFVLPDDKVVRLHGTEWGDTQRFYQHLHALWQSWSAEMSEVAAQVLNEQYDEILRRTQQEKWFKRSDMQALQQNVRSAFTALPLPKARLEEFDNCREAWLNCKAWLEQGEKRRHERNAVYTDRMLEKYATFFERVESSPLNPSQARAVVNGEDSLLVLAGAGSGKTSVLVARAGWLLQRGEATEDQILLLAFGRQAAEEMDQRIAERLHTDAITARTFHALALHIIQQGSKKAPRISELESDTSARHRLLIENWQQQCCEKKAQAKGWREWLSDELQWDVPEGEFWRDERLAKRLASRLDRWLGLMRMHGGSQAEMIAACPEEVRHVFTRRVKLMAPLLKCWKAALKAEEAVDFSGLIHQAVNVLEKGRFISPWKHILVDEFQDISPQRAALLAALRRQNSHTSLYAVGDDWQAIYRFSGAEMALTTAFAHYFGEGDQCALDTTYRFNHRIGEIANSFIQQNPNQLAKPLNSLSKGDKKSVMLLVEDQLEALLDKLSGYAKPEQRILVLARYHHLRPPALEKAATRWPKLQIDFMTIHASKGQQADYVIVLGLQQGKDGFPAPARESVMEQALLPQPEAYLDAEERRLLYVAMTRARHRVWLMFNKKEPSDFVDILKRLGVPAAGRP; encoded by the coding sequence ATGGAACTCAAAGCGACCGCCCTTGGCAAACATTTAGCACAGCATCCCTACAATCGCGTGAAGCTGCTCAGCGCGGGCGTTGAGGTAAAGGGCGATCGTCACGAATACCTTATCCCATTCAACCAGCTGGTGGCGATTAACATCAAGCGCGGTCTGGTCTGGGGGGAGCTCGAATTCGTGCTCCCGGACGATAAAGTCGTTCGCCTGCACGGCACCGAGTGGGGTGATACCCAACGCTTTTATCAGCATCTGCATGCGCTCTGGCAAAGCTGGAGCGCAGAAATGAGCGAAGTTGCCGCTCAGGTTCTCAACGAGCAGTACGACGAAATCTTGCGCCGGACACAGCAGGAAAAATGGTTTAAACGCAGCGACATGCAGGCCCTGCAGCAGAATGTCAGGTCGGCTTTCACCGCGTTGCCGCTTCCGAAGGCACGTCTTGAAGAGTTTGATAACTGCCGGGAAGCGTGGCTGAACTGCAAAGCCTGGCTCGAGCAGGGCGAAAAACGTCGCCATGAAAGGAATGCTGTCTACACCGACCGAATGCTTGAAAAATATGCCACTTTCTTTGAACGGGTGGAAAGTTCACCGCTGAACCCTTCCCAGGCGCGGGCGGTAGTCAACGGTGAGGACTCATTGCTGGTGCTTGCCGGAGCCGGGAGCGGTAAAACATCCGTGCTGGTCGCGCGAGCAGGCTGGCTACTGCAACGCGGCGAGGCAACGGAAGATCAAATTCTGCTGCTGGCGTTTGGGCGTCAGGCCGCAGAGGAAATGGATCAGCGCATCGCTGAGCGTCTGCATACCGACGCCATAACCGCCAGAACCTTCCACGCTCTGGCTCTGCATATTATCCAGCAGGGGAGCAAGAAAGCTCCACGCATCAGCGAGCTGGAATCTGATACCAGCGCACGCCACAGGCTCTTAATCGAAAACTGGCAGCAGCAATGCTGCGAGAAAAAAGCTCAGGCAAAAGGATGGCGCGAATGGCTAAGCGATGAACTGCAGTGGGATGTCCCTGAAGGCGAATTCTGGCGCGATGAACGTTTAGCAAAACGCCTTGCAAGCAGGCTGGATCGCTGGCTGGGGCTGATGCGCATGCACGGCGGCTCTCAGGCAGAGATGATCGCCGCCTGTCCGGAAGAAGTGCGCCACGTTTTTACCAGACGCGTTAAGCTCATGGCGCCTTTGCTGAAATGCTGGAAAGCCGCCCTAAAGGCTGAAGAGGCGGTGGACTTCTCAGGCCTTATTCACCAGGCGGTTAACGTGCTGGAGAAAGGGCGTTTCATCAGCCCGTGGAAGCATATTCTGGTGGATGAATTTCAGGATATTTCACCCCAGCGCGCGGCTCTGCTGGCGGCACTGCGCCGACAAAATTCCCATACTTCACTTTATGCCGTTGGAGACGACTGGCAGGCAATCTACCGTTTCAGCGGGGCCGAAATGGCGCTGACGACGGCCTTTGCACATTACTTTGGGGAAGGGGACCAGTGTGCGCTGGACACGACCTACCGCTTCAATCACCGCATCGGTGAAATAGCTAACAGCTTCATTCAGCAAAACCCGAATCAGCTGGCGAAGCCGCTTAATAGCTTATCGAAAGGCGATAAAAAATCGGTGATGTTGCTGGTGGAAGACCAGCTGGAGGCGCTGCTCGATAAGCTTAGCGGCTACGCGAAGCCCGAGCAGCGGATACTGGTACTGGCCCGCTATCATCATTTGCGTCCGCCAGCGCTGGAAAAGGCGGCAACGCGCTGGCCGAAGCTGCAGATCGATTTTATGACCATCCACGCCAGCAAGGGCCAGCAGGCTGATTATGTCATCGTACTGGGCCTACAGCAGGGCAAGGACGGTTTCCCCGCTCCGGCAAGGGAATCGGTGATGGAACAGGCCCTGCTTCCGCAGCCGGAAGCGTATCTGGACGCCGAGGAGCGGCGTCTGCTGTATGTGGCAATGACGCGGGCACGCCATCGTGTCTGGCTGATGTTTAACAAAAAAGAGCCGTCTGATTTTGTCGACATTCTCAAACGCCTCGGCGTGCCCGCGGCTGGCCGCCCTTAA